The DNA region ggggtctcctttagcaggctattgacttgtttttcatgattttcttgcatcactctcatttctcttcccaatttttcctctacttctcttacttgattttccaaatcctttttgagctcttccatggcctgagaccaattcctatttttcttggaggcttttgatataggatctttgactttgttatcttcttctggctatatgttttgatcttctttgtcaccaaagtaggaTTCTATACTATGGTTCTTTTTACACTggctgctcattttcccagccaattacttgacttttgagctctgtcaaggtatgactgcttccagagtggagagtgctctgttccaagcttcaagggttttgcactgatgttttcagagctacttctaggcacttgtaaactttcagttcttctgaggtggtatgatttaatcaaaggtgtttactcctctcctggcctgtgctctggtctgtgagtgatctcaagcactcttttctgctgtgtaaccaccagaaggactccctctccatagacaccacaagctctgccacaccagtgctcctcctcaccccaggaccagcaaccaggactgtgacccagatccaagcagggcaaggcaagagaatcctgtctcagtgAGAGCAGCAATCCTTGCACtactgctctgatcagccacttgattatccccactgtctgtgggcctggagttccagaagcagccacagctgctgctgctactgccacagCTAGTCACCTCCACCACCCTGGAGCTGGAtcacactcttctctcacccaagttcaacagagttttcccattgacctgctaagttgcctttggcatttgtgggttgagaagactggaaactgccccagctcagtgattcagtgccctgaggcctactccacCAGAtttgctctggcctggtctgtgcagatgcagcccaagctgggctgtgctccactcccagcccgGTGGGATACACttttcccagagaccatccagactgtcttaggctggagacttgtttcactctgtcatttcatgggttctgtagctctagaatttgtttaatcattttttacaggtatttggagggatttcggggagagctcaagcaagtccctgctttcactctgccatcttagctccactcCAAAAGAGGAttatttctgaaaaacctgggaagactaatatgaactgatgcaaaaccaGAATGCACAcaatagcagcaatattgttaACAACAATCAACTGCAAAAGACTTacctattctgatcaatacaatgatctatgacaaatccaaaggactcataatgaaaaatgctatccatctccagatagAGAACGATGGGGtatgagtacagattgaagcatttgttttcctctttaatttttcttgtttttctacaACAAggctaataaggaaatgttttgcatgacttcatatgtataatgagtatcttatttcttgccttctcaatggatggaggaggggagagagggagagagagaacttgcaactgaaaactaaaattaaatttttaaaaattacctccAGTCTCATTGCTTTTTTTCCCATCAGGGGAGAGCTGTAGATTACAAAGGATGATAAAGTAGTAGATTAAATTGGAAAGGACAATTTAAACTAGGGAAGATTACACTCAGATGAGAAAATCTGAAGCTTGCAACCCTCGAAATAGGTTTTGAAATCCAGTCTGCTGGAAACTAAGAGTATGCAATCACATATGCAATCCACTCTCCCACACTTCCTCAGCTCTGTAAACTGCTGTGCACCCATTAGAGCCAAGTAAATAAAACAAACTGTCATTCAAGTTAATAGGCAGATGTCACCTAAAATCATACACTTGAGAATGGAAAAGGTTGCCCATTTTACAAGACTGGCACAGCAACATTTACTAAGGAACCAACCTACCATTTCATACTCACTTATGCTTTAACGAATTTCAAGAtttctaagcactttataagtaaaaagagaaaaaaatttaacttaaaaaactCATAAGGCAAACAAATATCAAATAATCTGGCTAAGGTTCCATTCAATGCAAGACTTGACTTCTGCCTACACCTGCAACCACGGCAcactaaaaatgttttataaagcaTTTCAAAAGATCTATTTTAACTGGGTGCTGCCTACTGACATGAATTACAACTTTTCCATGATTTCGCGATTTGCTTTAACAAATTCTAAATCTAAACAAAATTTAACACAATCTGGTAATCAATCTTCTAGAATGTAGTAAGCCTCTCTAGATTTAGGTAGGCCTATTATTATATTTGGGGGGTGGCCAAGTATTGCATTGGATTCAAgagcagcaggcctggagtcaggaagatctgaactcaaatctggccttggccacttactagctgtatgaccctgggcaagtcacttaactcttatttgcctcagttccttttaCGTAAAATAAGGatatgctggagaagaaaacggcaaaccactccagtatctttgccaagaaaaacccacagACTTTCAAGTACAGTCAGAAATGACTTTAATTCTTAAGATTACTGTATTACTCAACCCTTCCCAGCTTGTTATAAGACCTGCCAGTTTGCATTCCACTAGCATAACCTTGAAGAACCCAGGTTCAACTCCACACAAGATTAGGACTTTTAATAGAACTTTATTAATAATTCTAAAATAacttctcaaatcaaattttggaatggtagagccaacaaaagatcaaagtgagacatttttccagcctaagatgaCTCATGAGGTGGGCAGGACAGGTGTGTGACACTGGAGTGGGGACCAGCCTGGAGCACCACACCAGCAGCACTTCTTAGAGGATACCaagacagcaacagcagcagcagcttccagagctctcagcccagagatagtAAAGGGGTTAGACAACTAGCCAGAAAGATTACAGGGAGTCCTTTGCTGGTACAGGGTGCAGCTGGCACTGATGAGCAACTCTACTGGCCACATGCAGTTCTGAGTTGCAGTTCCAGGGTGCAGAGGAACATTTGTGGTCAGTCACAGGGGAGTAAAGGCCCAAGAGGAACATTAGTATGTATGGCCGCAAGGGAACAGAGAcacttcctgggtaaggacccaAATGCAGACCAGTAGGACAGTGACcagacctctccccagatcacccCAACTTAATAGCACCCAAAACTggcagactcccagaactagctctgaaaacagcagcacaagaaAGCCTGAAGGCTTGGCACTATGCCTCCCattgagcagagcccaactttattgtaaagttcaaagttaagaaacagcctaggggcagctaggtggcgcagtgagtagagcatcagtcctggagtcaggagaacctgagttcaaatgtggcctcagacacttgacacatgtactagctgtgtgaccttgggcaagtcacttaaccccaactgccctgccaaaaaaaaaatttaaagaaactaaccccaattgtcctgccaaaaagcgaagaagaagaagaagaaggagaagaaggagaagaaggagaagaagaagaagaagaagaagaagaagaagaagaagaagaccaagacataaacttagcAGACAACAacgtgaaaacagctacaagcaaagcctcaaagaaaaatgctaactggATGCACAGCCAGCAAGAATTCTTGCAAGTTACAGAAACagataagagtagtagaggaaaaattagaaaatggaattagaatgattcaagaaaaccatgaaaagagaattaacagcttggtaaaaaaggAACAAccgaaaaaaaatactgaagaaaataatgccttaaaaaaacagaatgggaCTAATGGTAAAAGAGTAACAAAAATACACTTTAGAattcctttaaaaacagaattggccaaatagaaaaaagcacaaaagttcactgaagaaaatgattctttaaaaattagtattgggcaaatggaagctaatgactccatgagacatcaagaaacaataaaacaaagtcaaaagaataaaaaagaagaaaatgtgaaatatctcactggaaaagtaactgaactggaaaatagatccaggagagataatttaagaattattggactacctgaaaggcatgatccaaaaaaaaaaaagcctagacatcaaattttaagaaatcatcaCGGAAAACTGCctcaatatcttagatccagaggttaaaatacaaattgaaacaacccactgatcacctcctaaaagagatcccaaaatgcaaAATCTCAagaatagccaaattccagagctcccaggtaaaggagaaaatattgctagcagacagaaagaaacaattcaaatactgtggagccacagtcaggtttacacaagatttagcagcttccacactaaAGGACTGAAGGGcctggaatgtgatattccagaaagcaaaggagctaggattgtaACCAAGAATAAtgtatccagcaaaactgagtataattctttaagggtaaaaatagatatttactgaaattgaggactttcaagcattcctcatGAAAAGACCCCAGCTACACAGAAATtttgatattcaaacacaagactgaagtacaaaaaaaaaaatcaaagagtaatcacaaaggactcaataaggttaaactgtttatattcctatatgggaaaatgatacatgtaagtcctaagaactttatcggtttgggggcagctaggagtCCAAACAAAAAGAGTGTGAGACTATGTGAGTCAATTATGCtgggatgatctccaaaaagagaaaagaaaaaagaaatgaagaggtaAGAGAGATGCACTggtagaagagggaagggagaggtagaaaggggaaaattttctcacataaaggaggtaTGCAAGGAAGAGGTTTTATTTATAGTGAAAGGGAAAATGGTggggtggcaggcaatgcttgaaccttactctcatcagaagtGATTCAAAAAaggaatacatacacatatacacacactcaattggatacagaaatctatcttacccaatagggaaataggaagggaagagaatgatgaAATGGAGAACAGACTAAGGGagacagtagtcagaagcaaagtaGACTTTTGAACAgcgacaggataaaaagagaggataaacagaataggatggaaagaaatacacagttaataatcataattgtgaatgtgaatgggataagctcatctataaaatggaagcaagcCAATAGTAGAATGCAGAGTCCAACAATATTAcgagagacacacttgaaacagaaagagataaagtaaaaataaagggccTGGGCAGAGTTTGGCTGAAGTTgacaagggtagcaatcatgatcttaaagcaaaagcaaaaacatacctaattaaaagagataatcaaggaaactatttTGGTAAAAAGTACTGTAGACAACATGAAATTTTTTTAcataagtttctctaataaaggccttatttctcaaatatacaggaaactgagttaaatttatgaaaataagagccattcccaaattaagaaatggtcaaaagatatggacagttttcagaggaaatcaAAATTTACTAGTCATACGAAAAAtactctcaatcactattgatcagagaaatgcaaattaaaacaactctaaggtacctcctcacacctatcagaaatgatgattCTGAAGGGGAAAGTAGGCACACTAATAAACAGaaagtggagttgtgaactggtccaaccattctggaaaataatttagaactaAGCCCAAAGAACTGTGACCTCTGTGACGTAACAGTGCCACTACAAGGTCTGTACTGCAAtcgaaaaaagaaaagaacctatatgcacaaaatatttatagcagctctttttgtagtagcaaagaattggatattgaagggaaactcatcaatgggggaatggttgaacaagttgtggcaaaCGATCGTCATGtcatactattgtgatataagaaatgatgaaggggtggtttcagaaaaaaacatgtcaAGACCTATATGTAAAGTGAAgtaaaaagaatcagaaaatcaTTATGCACAGTAATGACATCTTAtaatgatcaaatgtgaaagacttacctactctgatcaatatagcaattgaaaattccaagactcacaatgaaaaaaatgttatgcacccccagagaaagaactgatacaaactaaaatataattttctcagttcatattttttgcctttttttcagtatggctaatatggaaatattctgcattatttcacatgtataattgatatcacttTGCTTGTCCTCTCAGTAGAAGGGTGAGAAgttgaaacaaaattttaaaatgcttttaataaatttttttttaaaatacaaatatataaaagttcaatttaaaaaacaaggtttctgggcggagccaagatggcggctggaaagcagggacttgtgtgagctccccaccaagtcccaccaaaaacctataaaaaacggccctgaacaaattctagaactgcagaatccacaaaatagcaaagggaaggagggctccagcccaggacagcctggatggtcgctggatgaggtctatcacgcacagagctgggagcgaagGAAAGTGGAGTCCAgcgtgggcggcagcaggaccaaccagaccgggagccaggcggaacaggccctagcgccctgtatcagtgagctgtggcagttaccagacttctcaacccacaaacaccaaagacaacagagaaggttaacaggaaaagctgtggggaatgaaaggagttcgcggttcagccaccatcctggcggcagcagaggtggtgccctgatattctagagccagagggtaaaatagaaattgaaagaatccaccaatcgcctcctcaaaaagatcccaaaaagaaaactcctaggaatattgtcaccaaattccagagctcccagatcaaggagaaaatactgcaagcagtcagaaagaaacaatttgagtattgtggaaacacaatcagaataacacaagatctggcattttctacattaagggctcaaagggcttggaatatgatattccagagatcaatggagctaggattaaaaccaagaatcacctacccagcaaaactgagtatcatgctccaaggcaaaatatggactttcaataaaatagaggactttcaagctttctcagtgaaaagaccacagctgaacagaaaatttgactttcaaatacaagaatcaagagaggcatgaaaaggtaaagaagaaaaagaaatcacaagggacttactataagttgaactgttttgtctacattcctacatggaaagatgatatgtatgattcatgagacctcagtattagggtagctgaagggaatatatatatatgtatatgtttatgtgtatgtatgtatatgtgagtgtgtgtgtgtgtgtgtgtatagagggcacaaggtgagctgaatatgaagggatgatatctaaaaacataaaatcaaattaagggatgagagaggaatatattgagggagaaagggagagatagaagggggtaaattatctcgcataaaagtggcaagaaaaagcagttctgtaggaagggaagagggggcaggtgagggggaatgagtaaatcttgctctcatcggatttgacctgaggagggaataccacacacactcatttgggtatcttaccccacaggaaaggagggaggagataaaaaaggggggataatagaagggagggcagatagggggaggaggtaatcaaaaccaaacactttcaaaaagtgatagggtcaagggagaaaattgaataaagggggttaggttaggaaggagcaaaatatagtctttcacaacatgagcattgtggaagggttttacataatgatgcgcatgtggcctatgttgaattgcttgccttcttagggaagtgggtgggaaggcaagaggggagagaattcggaactcaaagatgtaaaaacagatgttcaaaaacaaaaaaaaaagtttttgcatgcaactaggaaataagatacacaggcgatGGGgagtaaaaatttatcttgccctacaagaaagtaagggaaaagggggaggggagtgggatgacagaagggagggctgactggggaacagggcaaccagaacccATGCccgaacactctccctcctcttcacctccacctcctaaTTTCTCTGGTTTATTTCAGGACTCATCTTGAATTCTACCTtctgtagatggccttttcaggTGCCCCCAGTTTCTGttgcctttcttctgagattaccttccacttACTCTGTAAAAATCTTTTATGTCCATTGTTATCTTCATGTTGGTCTATCCTATtagtgtgagttccttgagggctggaaGTTTGTGCCTtgctttgtatccttagcacagtgcttggcacatagtaagcacttaataaattcctgaTGACTGACTAATCCAGAAGGATATATATCACATATTTTATGTGGTCCTTTGGGGAATGAACAGCAACAGTTAAGACATGAACTTTTAATCCCTTTCTAGTAATGGAAATTAATCTGTATGAGTCCATCTGTCCATATAGCCTTCCCTTGTGATCAATGGCATGTATCTGTGGGATGTAAGATACACTCTCTGACAATGAAGCAGATGAAAACTAACTGATCCATTCGGGAATCAAATCTAGGACCCTGACTAGACTCATTTCCAGTATGCAGTCATGAAGTCCTAAAGTTCATTTTTAAGACTGAAATAGAATGTTTACTTCCTATAACGTTGGTTCTCCTCTGGGATATGTTCATGTCTACTCATCAATAAAGTTTCCACTGAAAATGTAATTGTTTAAcatgcttttgaaaaaatatcCCACATAAAACCCAAGggctttttattattaaattatttgatGTCATGAGAAGATAACTTGGGGTAGGGGCCTCAAATTTCAGCCTCTTGATGTGAATTTCCACACCTGGCctattggagaaatattcaatTCTAGTACTTCTAGATGGTTGGATTAGGTAActtctaatatctcttctagttctaaatcaatgAGGATAAAGAAATACTAAAACACTGATTAAAAAGCTACATCATATATTTGAGCACAAAAACTAGTAAATCTGACAGAAAACAGATTACAAGTATTGAGCCCTTTCAAAAACTTTAAGTTACACAAACACAATTCAAACCCATTttataaaaaattcaaaatgggcATAAGTATACTTATTCAATGTATACATCAACAAGAAATTGTAATATTAACCTGTAACATTAACTTATTACAATTTTTATATCAGGCCCCAATGGCTTTGAATTTCTTTAAGATACTTTCCACTTAAAACTGTTTTTCCCGCCCTACAGaaaattgtttgttttcttcctccaacTACAACTGCCAGCAATTTGGTTACAGCTTCAAGGATCAGTGCAGCACAGTACAAATTTCATTTATGAGTAAAGTTTGTAAAAAATGAgatagttttgttttgctttttcactcatttttttaaaagtgcagaAAAAGGCATTTAGGGGGAAAGTATAGCATCTCAGAAGAgactgttttaaaagaaaaaggaacaaaacaagaaagcaaaatgtaCTCAATTATGTATTTGTACTACAAGAAAAATATCTGATCACGTTCTATAAGAAAAATAGTAACTGAGgatttttcattataaaaatatatagtcaATAGATTAAAAATGCAAAAGCCTTCTCAGAACAGTTCCACCTGACTTCTAAAATAGGTTAGTTTCCTATGTACCAGGatacaaacaaaacaactttCTCAGGTTTTATCATATTTCTCAGGCAACAGAATATAAGTGTGAAGCAaggaatatgtgcatatacacacaagcaTAGCACATCAGTTATATGTATATGCCTGAaggtatctgtatgtatgtgaatgttatctctcagaggaaaaaaaaatgcatttacttTTAAGAAAAACCAACCTGGCTGAGCTTTTGCTTCACACCACAAACCAGTCAGATAGGTCTATGTGACCTCAGGAGcgttaaaaaagttaaaataaaatcaatcaaaatagtgcttcaatctaattttaagaCATTGTAACAACTCTCAGTCACATAAATTAATGAATCAAGTCTCTCATGATATCTGCACCATATGTTCAAATTTTAAGACAAAACAGAAGAGTCCAGAATTATAGTTTATACACTTTaaactgattatttttatatacaaaaaACCACTATAGTTATCTCCAGCATACAAACAGGAAAACTAGTGCAATACACATACAggtttattcaataaatatactTTTGACCTAATGGTTACCTCGAAGTTTGCAAACAGTGCAGAAATGGTCACTTCTCAAAAATAACCCACACTGAGCAAAGCTCACAATTTTGAAAGATCATTTGCTACTCTATTTTCATGGATTTCAAAAAAGACATCAGAAACAAATTAAACATACTACcattttacaaaaatagaaatatagtTTGGGATTTTACAAAACTTTACAAAACCTAGCATACTATTAATTTTAAGTTCAACGTTTATTTTATACTGGGCTAAGAAGACCTCTAAAGATAGAAATCTGTTCAAATTTAAGtatattaaagatattttctGCACTGATCATTTATGCAAATTATTTAATTCCAACTTTTCAGGCCCAAGTTCCTTTTCCATTGTTAACAAgttacttttcattcatttatcactGAATCAGagggaaatttttcattttagtttcaacttttaaagccattcaatttactttttaaaataattcttactAAAATTAGAGACTAACAGTACTGAAAAGGCTTAAAATAAACTTGATAAATTGGAAAGTAAATTCTTAAACTTGACAGCCTTATTAATGTAAAATTCTGGCTTGTCAAATACAATTTGGTACCTATAAAAACGTAAGAATATAATCGCTCTAAACTATTTTATGGGACAAACCTGCCCATGTGGAAATGACTACCTCCAAATTGGAAGCCATGGTTAGGACTTCCTTTCGTAAGCAATTAATTTTGTGATATTTATCTCAAATAGCACCAATGGGTTTTTCTCTTGTTTACAACATTTGAAAAAGTGAGAACATAGGGGCTTATTTCCTGTAACTGTGCTATCAATTTAAGGCACTACATGGCatacaaaatcaaaaataaaacaaagtcatgCCAAATAAATGACAACTTATGTTTGTTAGGGGGCCTTAATCACTAGATAGTATGGTTAGAAAAACTAATCTTATGTAAATAACTTATTAATTCAAAAGTACATTCAGTTTTCCATAATTTTATGatgctttaattttcttttataccAAAATacagaaatgatgaaaatatcaacatagcatatgatttattaattttttaaaaagctaactgAATTTTTCCAACCTTATACGAAAAGGATAGTCTAGAAAAACTCAAGTACAAGAAGGTGGAAAATTATGTGATACATTTGTAATAGTCTATCCCTGCAGAAGAGTGAAACCATTTTCTATAGAATATACTGAGGCACATAGGTTGGAAGTTTCTCAGGTAAATTTATGGCTAGAATGAAATTTCTGGAGGCCACAATAATAAATCACCCCCAAAGCAGATATCTCTGATCACACTCAATTCTGTTTCTGAAAATACTTTCATATCTTTAGTCACTActatcttcatcatcttcatcatcagaTACATTATTCAAAGGGGACTTAGGCGATTGGCTATAGGAGTCTGATCTAGTAGGCTGACATGTAGCCAAGTCCCCAgaagaaagcagatcaaagcagaaATCACAAATCCGCACAGGCTTAGAAGACTGGCTAGGCAGAAGAAATCGCTTTTCAGAGCAGGGCCCACACACAACAAAGCCACATTTGCGACAATGGTGACGACGATTAACGGGAGTAAATTTTGCTTTCTGACAACGCATACACACAGTTGCCTCAGAGTCAGGTACCCAGACAGCAGCGTGCTCATTACTGGGAGTCTTCCCACTTTTGGAGAGTAAATCTGTAACACACTTATTTATGTGATTCATCCATTCTGATTTTTCAGTAGCTGTGGCAGCATAAACAGCAAATGATTTAGTTGGTGTCTTGATAAGCCATCCATTCCGTAGGTCCCCCTCATCCTTGATGGAATCAATAGTGACATTTTCCAGGGGAATTATATGCTGcttgttatattttttcttctgaatgacAATATTGCCATAGACAAGAATATCGTTAAATAGGAAAAACTGCCTTGCTTTTGGCTTCTTTCTACACAACTTAGTCAATACTCCTTCTCCAATAAGAACTCGTCCAGGAATAGTCAAGGGTTGTCCGGCTGCTCCAAAACAGTTTTCTACTATACTTATACGTCTAGTATTTGCTTCACTGTTTGCCAATCGATCCACCATCTTCTGCTAGTAGcctaaaaaaaggagagagaaaagaaaaactgttGGCATACAGGGAGAGAAAAGTTCACAAAAGCTAGGACAAATTACTTGACCTAAATTTAATATGCTGAATGAGTTGTTTATAAAAGGGTCAAGTGTTCCAAAATTCCTAGTAGAAAAGTAAGATCACCGAGACAATCCTTGAAATGCCTGCCCCCgcaaaatgctatttattatcaAAGCATCTACAGGTTCTGACACACAGCACTTTCCCTACTGATAAGAGCTTACATCCAAATAGTACAAGGTATGACACCAAGTAATGAGGTTGGCTTAACGAGCCAGGCACAAAAAGTTTCATAACTTCAAAACCAACATATTCTCATAAAACCAAGGAAGTTTATTTTGTGGAGTGCCAAGGAACAAAGAGCTGTCTATCTGGCTAGGGCCTGGAGAAAGTTAACTCTTTTTCTTCTAATCATGGAAAGAAGCAGTGAAGAAAAGGGATTTGAGAAGCTGCTTGAAGGATGTTAATTACCAAGCTTAATATCATTACCAATGAGATTACAGATTTACAGAAGGgataatttcctcatctctaaggtAAGGACATACTATTTATACCACTGACCTGATGGGGTTGTTCTATAAATCATAAAGTGACATATTTCAGTCATTACAGCTCTGCATAACCACAGTAAGAGaaaagagctgaaaaggacccaCCATTCATCAAAATCTAGTACACATATTTCAGCTGCAATTTAAATCATCCAACCTGGAGCATATATGGGAAATTAGTCCAGAGACAGCAAAGATTGTAGTATTAGCTATCTCAACCTGGTCTTTCTTCAAGTCCTGTTGGGTCAACACtgttcttaaaagaaaattaatgggATCATCTAGAGGTGTGGATTTGCCTCAAAAATAAGCTAACCTCAAAGTATAACTACTGAGTTTTGGAATGACTTTGCCTCAACCATGATTGAGGGGTACTTTCTAATCCTATGACTGAGTATTGCATGAACTCATAAGGAATGAAAATCAGAATTCAGGATTAATAGCAAGCAATCCAGCATACTATATCCATCATAGCACGAGATGTAATTCTTTAAGAATTATGTTAACCTTTGAAAAATGATTACTGTTGCAGACAACAGGAAAtgcttggaagtctacctgccaagacaaaaccaggaactatatgaatgcaattacaaaacacaaataaagaca from Trichosurus vulpecula isolate mTriVul1 chromosome 1, mTriVul1.pri, whole genome shotgun sequence includes:
- the PLEKHF2 gene encoding pleckstrin homology domain-containing family F member 2, producing the protein MVDRLANSEANTRRISIVENCFGAAGQPLTIPGRVLIGEGVLTKLCRKKPKARQFFLFNDILVYGNIVIQKKKYNKQHIIPLENVTIDSIKDEGDLRNGWLIKTPTKSFAVYAATATEKSEWMNHINKCVTDLLSKSGKTPSNEHAAVWVPDSEATVCMRCQKAKFTPVNRRHHCRKCGFVVCGPCSEKRFLLPSQSSKPVRICDFCFDLLSSGDLATCQPTRSDSYSQSPKSPLNNVSDDEDDEDSSD